The following is a genomic window from Planctomycetota bacterium.
GGCTTCGTCTACCCCGCGTCCGAAATCTACGGCGGCATTAACGGCTTCTGGGACTACGGCCCCCTGGGCGTCCTGCTCAAAAACAACATTCGCGACCACTGGTGGCGCTGCATGGTCGAGTGCCCGCCCATCGGCCCCGATGGCGTCCCCCTGCAAATCGTCGGCCTGGACAGCAGCATCATCCAGAACCCCAAGACGTGGGAAGCCAGCGGCCACGTCGGCGGGTTCAGCGATCCGATGGTGGATTGTACCGAGAGCAAACGGCGGTACCGGGCGGACCACCTGTTTCTCGCCACCGCATTTGCCAACGATGGAACCGAGATTGGGACCTTCTCGACGCTGTGTGAGGGAGATGAAGCGGTCGACGATCTCATTCGTCGGGCTAAGAAGGCATCGAAGGGCAAATCTCTAGACGATACAGCGATCCGCGCCGAGACGGTTCTCTGTTACGTCGACATCGCAAGAGACTTGCAGGAGAAGGTGATTGGCCCAGACGCGTCGAAGCCCGGCACGCTCACAAAGCCGCGTGAGTTTAACCTGATGTTCCAGACCTACGTTGGCGCGATCCAGTCCGACGACGCCAAGGCGTACCTGCGCCCCGAGACCGCGCAGGGCATCTTCCTCAACTACAAGAACGTCGTCGACACCACGCGCGTGAAGATGCCGTTCGGCATCGCGCAGGTCGGCAAGTCCTTCCGCAACGAGGTGACACCGCGGAACTTCATCTTCCGCAGCCGCGAGTTCGAGCAGATGGAGCTGGAGTGGTTCTGCGACCCGGACGAATCCGGCAAGTGGTACGACTTCTGGAAGCAGGCCCGCATGGACTGGTGGCTGTCCCTCGGCGTCGACCCCGACAACCTGATCTTCCGCGACCACGAGGACGACGAGCTTTCGCACTACTCGAACATGACCGTCGACATCGAGTACAAGTACCCCTTCACCGCCCCCGAGTACGGCGAGCTTGAAGGCATCGCCCACCGCGGCTGCTTCGACCTGACCCAGCACCAGGAACACAGCGGCGCGAAGATGGAGTACTTCGATCAGGAGAAGCAGCTACGTCTGAAGGACGAAGGTGCGTCGCCGGAGGAAGTGAAGGAGAAGAGCCGGTACATCCCGAACGTCATCGAGCCGGCCAGCGGTCTGACGCGTGCGGTGCTGGTGGTGCTGTGCGAGGCGTACACGGTCGACCCGGACCGGCCGTCCGGCGTGTACATGAAGTTCAAGCCCAAGTTCGCCCCGATCAAGGCCGGCATCTTCCCGCTGGTCAACAAGGACGGCATGCCCGAAAAGGCCACGGAGATCTACCGCGAACTCCGCGAGGTCATGACCTGCGAGTACGACCCCAAGCAGTCCATCGGCAAGCGCTACGCCCGCATGGACGAGATCGGCGCCCCGTTCTGCGTCACCGTCGACGGCGACACGGCAACCGACGACAGCGTCACCGTCCGCCACCGCGACGACCAATCGCAAGAGCGCGTGAAGGTCGCGGAGCTGAAGGCGTACTTGCTTGAGCGGTTGGCGGATTGATATCCGACGAGGCCCGACCGTGAGGGAGGGTGTCGGGCGCAGCCCGCAACTCGTGACAAACATCGAGCGACCTCGCCCGAGACGCCGGCTGCGCCGGCCACCCTCCCTCACGGTCGGACCTCGTGCGCATACCCTTCCCGTGATGTCCGATTACCAACCAGCTGATGCCCGTTACGACAAACCCGACGACTGGTTCCGCAAGTGCGGACGGACGGGGCTCAAACTCCCGGCGATTTCGCTGGGCTGTTGGCACAACTTCGGCGGTGCCGGGACCGACACCAAGGGCCGCGATGAGCCGGCGTTGCACGAGAACGCCACGGCCATGCTCCGCACCGCGTTCGACCACGGCTGCACGCACTTCGACCTGGCCAACAACTACGGCCCGCCGCCCGGCAGCGCCGAGGAACGGGTCGGCCGAACCCTCGCGTCCGACTTCGCCGGCCATCGCGATGAGCTGATCATCTCCACCAAGGCCGGGTGGGGCATGTGGGACGGTCCCTACGGCGACCTCGGCTCGCGCAAATACCTTCTCGCGAGTCTCGATCAGTCCCTCGAACGGCTCGGCCTTGATTACGTCGACATCTACTACCACCACCGCCCGGATACCGACACGCCGCTCGACGAAACGCTCGGCGCCCTCGACACCGCGGTCAAAAGCGGCAAGGCGCTTTACGCCGCGATCAGCAGCTACAGCGGCGCACTCACCGCCGACGCGCTGGTGACCTGCGAGCGGAACGGGCTGACCAAGCCGATCCTGCACCAGCCGAACTACAACATGTTCGACCGCTGGATCGAAGGCGACCTGCTGCCGATCTGCGAGCGGATGGGGTTGGGGACGATCGTGTTCTCGCCGCTTGCTCAGGGCTTGCTCACCAACAAGTACCTCAGCGGCATCCCCGACGACTCACGCGCCAAGCAAGAGAGCGGCTTCCTCCAAGAAGACGGCATCACGGCCGAGAAAGTGGCGAAGGTCCAAAAACTCGCCGCGATCGCCGGCGATCGCGGACAAACGCTGGCCCAGTTCGCGTTGGCGTGGGTGCTTCGGGAGCAGGGCGTGCGGACGGTCGGGCCGTGGACGCGCGAGCCGACGCGGGTGACCAGTGCGTTGATCGGTGCGAGCCGGCCGGAACAGGTCGCCGATTGCTGTAAATGCCTCGACGCGGGGCCGATCAGCACGGAAGACGCGGAACGGGTCGAAAAAGTGCTGGCGTCGTGACCCAACCCCTGTGACCGGGCGTTGGGATTGGGGCGCGTTGGGAAAATGGTCGGCTTTTCGAACGCCGAGCGGTTTCAGCATTCGGCGGACCCCGCGTACCATCGGGCCAATGCGCCGACTCGAAGTGCTCGCTGTTGAGCCTCTTTTCGGCGGCTTCCGCCGGGAGTCGCTCCGCGGCTTCATGCGCCACACCGAGCACCGCGTCCACCTGCTCAAACTCCCGCCACGTCGGCCGCAACGTCGATTGATCGCCTCGGGCATCTGGTTTCACGAGTCCATCTGCCTGCACCCGCCGCGCCACGAGGTGGACGGCAAGGTGCGGCGGGTCCGCTTCGACGCCGTCCTCGCCGGGGATCATCTGCACCTCTCGGACTTCCAACGACTCCACCGCCCGCTGCAGGAGAAGCCCGCGATCTTCCTGCACCACGGACCGGCACCGACCGACCTGCGCAGTCAGACGATCCGGCTCAACTCCCTGAAGGCGGCGACCGAAATCTGGACGCCGACCGCCGGCTCACGTGACGCGCTGCTCGACGAGGTTCGCCAAGCGGGCGTGCAGTTTCCGGCGTTGGGCGACAACGTGAAGCGCGTCGCCGACAAGGTTCGGCTCATCGCGTTCCCGGTCGAGGTCGGCCCGCCGTTGCGGAGCATCGAGCGCACCCGCCGCCGAATTGCGGTGGACGCGACGAGCCCGCCGTCGGATGGCGTGGTCAAGGCCATACAGCGGCTGAGCGATCGCGGCGAGAAGTTCGAGCTTTTCGTGATAGGTCCCCACGGGTCGGCGTTGCCCCGCGAGGTCGTCGCCGAAACCGTCGACCCGACCGATGACGCGGCGGTGTGCCAGGCGCTGCGGCGTTGCCGGTCGTTTCTCGGTGCGTCGGCGGAGCGGCCTTTCGATCCGTTGGCGGTGCGAGCGCTGCGGTGTGAATGTTGGGTGCTGCTCCACGACACCTCGCCCAATCGAGCGATCCTTCCGCCGTTCCATCACAGCGCGTCGTTGCACACCGACGACGTCCGGCAGATCTACGGCTGGCTATTGACCGTGTTGCACCAAGGCTTGGCCGACGGCAGCACGCGGGAAATGTCGGCGTTGCTGAGCCGATTTGATCCGAAGCGCTCGAGCGAAGCGATCGACGAAGCGATCACCGATGTCGCGGGCGAACGGAGTTACATCGACTTCGATTTCAGCGGCGAAGAGAAGGGCGAAACGTGTGACGGCACGACTTCGTCCAAGGCGACTGTGACGTGAACTGTTACTTGCCTGTTAGCAGCCAAAAAAGTCTTGCACGTTGTTCTCGTTGCTTTATGCTCGACGCATGCAGGTCCGATCATCTGTTCGGACCGGCATAATCCGATGCCGCCGGGGGCCGATTTTTGGGTTTGTCCCTTGCAACCAAGCAGGACGCTTGGCCGAACATCGGGTTCAGTTCGGTAAGGGAAGGGCGATCGACGCGAGTGTTCTCTCGAACGTCTGGCCGAACTGAAGTTGATCACGGACGTGGGTTCCTCTTCTGGGACCGCCATCTTTTCTCACAGTTGTGAACGTGATTTGTTCACGGCCTGGTGTGCTTCCTGTTTCGGCACACGCGGGCCACTGCGGGCGGTTGTTGCCGTCCGAACGGGCGTCGAAGCGATGACGCGCGGCATGGACGAAGTCCGCCCACAACCGACCAAAAACCGTCAGTTTGCCATCAAGGCATCCCATGAGAGTCCAGTCTCCGACCACCCATCCCCAGCCCGATCGTCTCGCCCCGCCTCATCGGCCGACCCTCGACAACGATCGTGCGTCAGCCGTGGGACCGCTCGACGGTCGTTCGTGTTTGCCGAGTCGTGTCGACACGATCCACGACCTGTCGGCCGCTTGGTCGGTGTTACACGTCAAGCACCGGTGTGAGAAGAAACTCGCCCATGAGCTGGACCGGCACTCGGCCGCGTATTTCCTGCCGCTGATTCCGATGCCCAGGTTGCACGGCCGAACGCGTCGAACCGTCCTCGAGCCGTTGTTCCCGGGCTACATGTTCATCAACGGCGACACTGAGCCGGCACGACGGACCAAACACATCTGCCAGGTTCTGCCCGTCTCCGATCAATCCAAGCTCATCGGTCAACTCGAGACCCTGGAGCGTGTGCTGATCGACGCCGATCCGGGCTCGGTCGAACGTTTCCCCAAGATGCCGATCGGTGCGGTGTGTCGCGTTCGGCGCGGCAAGTTCGCCGGGCTAGTCGGTCGAATCACCGAACACGCCGGCCTGACGCGCTTGCTCCTCGAAATCACCATCCTCGGCTCGGCCGCCGCGATCTGCGTTGACGCGGCCGACCTCGAAATCATCGACGACGTCGCCCTGAAGTTCTGATCCCGACGTATCTGATCTCTGTCGTACCCGTGGCCTCGTCACCGACAACTTGTGTTTGCTCCTCGCCCGGGCCCGGTCGGCTCGGCGACGTGCCCACGGCGTCGGTCGTCTCGGGTTCCGGTGCGAGGTCCATGTCACACTGATCGTCAGTCTCACTGATCGCCCACGGTTGAACGCCGCCGCTGCCACATCTCACTTCGAAGCGCATTTCGGTTCGCCGGACACGCGTAACCTCGAACGCCGCGGCGTTTCGGGCGGCCTGTTCACGCTCGGCTCGCAACTGATCAAGCTGGTCCTGCAGATCGGCGCGATGGCCGCGCTGGGTCGCCTGCTCCTCCCGGCCGACTTCGGCATCTTCGGCATCG
Proteins encoded in this region:
- a CDS encoding glycine--tRNA ligase, which encodes MAKPPANTSPLDPIVSLCKKRGFVYPASEIYGGINGFWDYGPLGVLLKNNIRDHWWRCMVECPPIGPDGVPLQIVGLDSSIIQNPKTWEASGHVGGFSDPMVDCTESKRRYRADHLFLATAFANDGTEIGTFSTLCEGDEAVDDLIRRAKKASKGKSLDDTAIRAETVLCYVDIARDLQEKVIGPDASKPGTLTKPREFNLMFQTYVGAIQSDDAKAYLRPETAQGIFLNYKNVVDTTRVKMPFGIAQVGKSFRNEVTPRNFIFRSREFEQMELEWFCDPDESGKWYDFWKQARMDWWLSLGVDPDNLIFRDHEDDELSHYSNMTVDIEYKYPFTAPEYGELEGIAHRGCFDLTQHQEHSGAKMEYFDQEKQLRLKDEGASPEEVKEKSRYIPNVIEPASGLTRAVLVVLCEAYTVDPDRPSGVYMKFKPKFAPIKAGIFPLVNKDGMPEKATEIYRELREVMTCEYDPKQSIGKRYARMDEIGAPFCVTVDGDTATDDSVTVRHRDDQSQERVKVAELKAYLLERLAD
- a CDS encoding aldo/keto reductase — encoded protein: MSDYQPADARYDKPDDWFRKCGRTGLKLPAISLGCWHNFGGAGTDTKGRDEPALHENATAMLRTAFDHGCTHFDLANNYGPPPGSAEERVGRTLASDFAGHRDELIISTKAGWGMWDGPYGDLGSRKYLLASLDQSLERLGLDYVDIYYHHRPDTDTPLDETLGALDTAVKSGKALYAAISSYSGALTADALVTCERNGLTKPILHQPNYNMFDRWIEGDLLPICERMGLGTIVFSPLAQGLLTNKYLSGIPDDSRAKQESGFLQEDGITAEKVAKVQKLAAIAGDRGQTLAQFALAWVLREQGVRTVGPWTREPTRVTSALIGASRPEQVADCCKCLDAGPISTEDAERVEKVLAS
- a CDS encoding DUF3524 domain-containing protein; amino-acid sequence: MRRLEVLAVEPLFGGFRRESLRGFMRHTEHRVHLLKLPPRRPQRRLIASGIWFHESICLHPPRHEVDGKVRRVRFDAVLAGDHLHLSDFQRLHRPLQEKPAIFLHHGPAPTDLRSQTIRLNSLKAATEIWTPTAGSRDALLDEVRQAGVQFPALGDNVKRVADKVRLIAFPVEVGPPLRSIERTRRRIAVDATSPPSDGVVKAIQRLSDRGEKFELFVIGPHGSALPREVVAETVDPTDDAAVCQALRRCRSFLGASAERPFDPLAVRALRCECWVLLHDTSPNRAILPPFHHSASLHTDDVRQIYGWLLTVLHQGLADGSTREMSALLSRFDPKRSSEAIDEAITDVAGERSYIDFDFSGEEKGETCDGTTSSKATVT
- a CDS encoding transcription termination/antitermination NusG family protein: MPSRVDTIHDLSAAWSVLHVKHRCEKKLAHELDRHSAAYFLPLIPMPRLHGRTRRTVLEPLFPGYMFINGDTEPARRTKHICQVLPVSDQSKLIGQLETLERVLIDADPGSVERFPKMPIGAVCRVRRGKFAGLVGRITEHAGLTRLLLEITILGSAAAICVDAADLEIIDDVALKF